In one Rutidosis leptorrhynchoides isolate AG116_Rl617_1_P2 chromosome 8, CSIRO_AGI_Rlap_v1, whole genome shotgun sequence genomic region, the following are encoded:
- the LOC139864103 gene encoding uncharacterized protein: MITDQCQFRGTPKEDAFEHLRAFKSICNLLKSNEVAETVNYLRVFPWSLKDDAKDWLELLPEGEIDSWMVIEDKFLQSFFPASKAAKLQSDINHFVQKSNETLYGA, encoded by the coding sequence ATGATAACAGACCAGtgccagttcaggggtacaccgaaagaggatgcattcgagcaccTTCGAGCTTTCAAAAGCATCTGTAACTTGTTAAAAAGCAACGAAGTTGCAGAAACTGTTAATTATTTGAGGGtctttccttggtctttgaaagacgATGCAAAAGATTGGTTGGAGTTATTGCCCGAGGGTGAGATTGACAGTTGGATGGTTATAGAAGACAAGTTCTTGCAGagtttctttcctgcttcaaaggcTGCAAAGTTACAGagtgacattaatcactttgttcaaAAGTCAAACGAGACACTTTATGGTGCATAG